The sequence AGTTCGGCCAGAATGTGCTCCGGCCGTTCGTCGAAGATCATAAACACCGCGTCCAGCCGCAAACCGTCCAGGTGGTAGCGGGTCAGCCAGTGCTCCAGGTTGTCCAGAAAGTAGGCCCGCACGCCGTCGGAGCCGGGGCCGTCGAAGTTGATCGCCTCGCCCCACGGGGTCTGGTAGCGGTCGGTGAAGTAGGGGCCGAACTCGCGCAGATAATTTCCCTCGGGCCCCAAGTGGTTGTAGACCACGTCCAGCACCACGGCCAAGCCGCGCGCGTGGGCCGCGTCCACGAACGCCTTGAAGCCCTCCGGCCCGCCATAATTGGCCTGGACAGCGAAGGGCTGCACTCCATCGTACCCCCAGTTGCGCTCCCCCGGAAAGGCGGCCACTGGCATGACCTCCACCGTGGTCACGCCCAGGGCGGTCAGGTAATCAAGCCGCTTAATGGCTGCCTGAAAGGTTCCCTCCTCGGTAAAAGTGCCCACGTGCAACTCGTAGATGACCCACTCTTCCCTGGGCGGTGGGACGAACCCGGCGTCCGTCCAGGGGAAGGCGTCATGGGCAACCAGGGTGGAGGGGCCATGCACCCCTTCCTCCTGCAGATGGGAGGCGGGATCGGGCCGCTTGTCCCCGCCGTCCAGCACGTAGGCGTATCGCGCGCCGGCTTGCGGGCCGGGCACCTCCGCCCGCCAGAAACCGTCCGGTCCGCGGTTCATGGCCACCGTTCCTGGGCCGCCTTCCACGTGCAGTTCCACCCGCTCCGGGTTTGGAGCGTACAGGGAAAAGGTCCAGGTTCCGTCGTCCGTCTTGCTTATGCCGTGTCGCATTGCCGCCATGGGGGGTTGATGATGAAGGGGGTTTCGGATTTTCACGATGATATATGCCAGAAACCGAACACTTCGTCACGGGGAGTCCCGCTTTTCGCATCGTCCCCGCTTTCTCACCCCTTTGCCCCCTGTTTGAGAGTGGCTGGAAGGCGGTAAGTGAATGGAAAGCCGAAAGGAGTGGAGGCATGGCTCTGTATCGCAACCGGGACGACGCGGGCCGCAAGCTCGCCGAAAGCTTGGCGGACCTGCGCGGCGAAGGAAACCTTATTGTGTTGGGGCTGCCTCGAGGCGGTGTGCCGGTGGCCTTTCCCGTGGCGGAGAAGTTGAATGCGCCGCTGGACGTCTTCGTGGTCCGCAAATTGGGTGCGCCGGGGCAGGAGGAAGTGGCCATGGGGGCCATCGCCTCGGGGGACGTCATGGTCCTCAACCAGGGCATGATCAGCATGATCAACGTCACTGACGCCCAGATTCAGCAAGTCGCCGAGCGCGAGGGGAAGGAGCTTCGCCGACGCGAGGAGGTCTACCGTCAGGGCCGGCCGCCCCTTGAACTGCGTGACAAGACCGTCATATTGGTGGATGACGGGGCGGCCACCGGGGCCACCATGCGGGTGGCGCTCAAGGCCATTCGCGAACTGGAGCCCGCCAAGCTGGTGGCGGCTCTGCCCGTGGCCAGCAAGGAGGCCTGCGAGGCCTTTGCCGAACAGGCCGACAGAGTGGAATGTCTGGCTACGCCGGAGCCGTTCAGCGCGGTGGGCTATTGGTACGACGACTTCGGGCAGACGAAGGACCAGGAGGTGCGAAGCCTGCTGGCCATGACGAGGTAGATGCTCACGGCGGGGGAAAACTGCTGGCGGGTGGGCAGGGCGTCCAAGGCCGCCCTGTTGCCCGAAGGGGAGGCCTATTTCCTGGCCGCGGCCCAGTCCATGGCCGGGGCGCGCGACCGCATCCGCCTTGCGGGCTGGGACTTCGACAGCCGGGTGCGGCTGTGGCGCGGCGACACCCCGCCCGTTCTCCCGGAAGCACCCAGCCAGCTTGGCCCCTATCTGGCCCACCTCGTCCGGCGCACCCCCACCCTGGTGGTGGAGATACTGCTCTGGCGATATTCCCTGCTCTACGCTCCCTCCCGCGAACCCCTGCTTTTTCACCGGCCGGACTGGCTGCGCCACCCGCGCATCCGCTTCCGCATGGACGACGACTACCCCATGGGCGGGTCGCACCACCAGAAGTTCCTGGTCTGCGACGGCCGGGTGGCCTTCTGCGGCGGATTGGACATGGCCCCCGGCCGCTGGGACACCGAACGACACGAAGCCGACGACCCCAGGCGGGTGGACGCGCGCACCGGCAGGTATCCCCCATACCACGACGCCATGCTTGTTTTCGAGGGAACGCCGGCCATTTGGCTGGACGAGTTGTTTCGCCACCGCTGGTGGCGCGGCACCGGAGACCGCTTGGCCCCGGCCAAGCGAAGCGGGGATGCCTGGCCCGTCTCGGTCGAGCCGTGGTTCACCAAGATACGTATGGGGTTGGCCCGTACCGACCCGGACTTCAAGGGACGTCCCGAGGTGCGCGAGGTGGAGCGGCTGGACGTTGACCTGATCAAGGCCGCGCGTCGCCGCCTGTACATCGAGAACCAGTACTTCACCGCCGAGCCCATACTGCACGCCCTGGGGGAGCGTTTGCTGGAGGAGGACGGCCCGGAGATCATGATCGTCCTTCCGGAGCGGTGCCAGGACCTCTTGCAGCGTTCCACCATGGACGCCATGCGGCGGGAGGCCGTGGCATTTCTGCGCCACCGCGACAAGTACGGACGCCTCTCCCTGGTCTACCCGGACAAGGCCGACCTCGGGAAGAAGTGGGTCAACGTGCATGCCAAGCTTATGGTGGTGGACGATCGCTGGCTGCGGGTCGGCTCCTCCAACCTCAATTATCGTTCCATGGGGCTGGACACGGAATGCGACGCGGTTTTGGACGCCGAGAACAGGTTCGAAGCGCGGGAGATGGTGGAGTATGCCCGCCGCCGGCTGTTGGGCATCCACCTGGGCGTATCCCCGGAGGCCTTCCGAAAGGCGGAGGAGGAGGCCGGGAGCATGGCCGGTGCGGCGGACAGGCTGGGCGGCTCGCGGCGGCGGCTGCGCTCTTTCGATACCCCCGAGGAAGCCGGAGGGGAGACCCGGTCCTGGCTGCTGGACCCTTCCAAACCGTTACTGGTGGACCGCGTCATGGACGCCTGGGTGCTTGGCGGGGGAGAAGGCACTCCCTACCGCCACCTCATCCGTCTGGGATTGGCCGCCGGAGTGGTGGGCTGGCTGGCCCTGCACGGCGCGCCCCAGCAACCGGGTTTTCCCCAGGCCGTGCTGCTGCTGACCCTGGCTGGCTTGGCCTTCACCCCGTTGCAGATGGTCAGCGGGGCGGCCTCGGTTTTTTTCCCGCTGGGCCACGCGTTGGGCTTGTCCTGGATAGGCTGCCTGCTGGCCGGGCTCATAGGTTTTGGTTTTGGCCGCCTGCTGGGAGCCGATCGTCTTTCTGGCCTTATGGGAAGAAAGTTGGAAAAACTGCACCGGCATGTGGATCGCGATCCGGTTTCCAGCGCCGCAGTGGCCCGCCTGGTCTCCCTGGACACCTACACCTCAGTCAGTCTGGCCTTCGGGGCCGGTCCCTCCAGCCTGCCCGCCTACATGGCGGGAACCGCCGTGGGCGTGGTGCCGGGCATCGTGTTCGCCAATTGCCTCGGCGCGCTGCTTGCCGGGTTGCATGCCGGATTCGACTGGGCGCTGCTGCTGCTCATTTTGCTTTGGGCCGTTGGAGCGGGAGAGTACGCGGTGTGGCTGCGCCGCAGGCTGGCGGGGTACGACCGAGGGGAGCCCCCGCCGTGAGCCGGTTGCGGGTTCTCAGCTACAACGTGCACGCCTGGGTGGACAGGGACGGGCGGTTCGACCCGGAACGGGTGCTGGCTGTGGTCGAATCCGCGCGGGCGGACGTGGTCTGTTTGCAGGAGGTGGTTCTGGACCCGGAAAACGACGAGCCGCACCACGCCCCCACGTTGGGGGAAGTCTCGGAACGCTTGAACATGCTGGCCGTGCCCGGTCCCACCCTGGAACGGAAGGGCGCGCCGTACGGCAACCTGCTGCTCAGCCGGTTCCACGTGCTGGGAAGAAGACTGGTGGACATCAGCCATCCAGGCCGTGAACCGCGCGGCATCATCGACGTGGATTTGGAAACGCCGGGAGGCGTCCTGCGTGTCATGACCACCCATCTGGGTCTCTCCCCGGTGGAGCGCACCGCCCAGGTGCGCTGGCTCATGGAGCAGGTCAAGGCGGAGTCGTGGCCCTTGGTGCTGTGCGGCGACTTCAACGAGTGGATTCCCGGCCGCCCGGGGCGCATGAAACGCCACT is a genomic window of Desulfohalovibrio reitneri containing:
- a CDS encoding phosphoribosyltransferase — translated: MALYRNRDDAGRKLAESLADLRGEGNLIVLGLPRGGVPVAFPVAEKLNAPLDVFVVRKLGAPGQEEVAMGAIASGDVMVLNQGMISMINVTDAQIQQVAEREGKELRRREEVYRQGRPPLELRDKTVILVDDGAATGATMRVALKAIRELEPAKLVAALPVASKEACEAFAEQADRVECLATPEPFSAVGYWYDDFGQTKDQEVRSLLAMTR
- a CDS encoding phospholipase D-like domain-containing protein, translating into MLTAGENCWRVGRASKAALLPEGEAYFLAAAQSMAGARDRIRLAGWDFDSRVRLWRGDTPPVLPEAPSQLGPYLAHLVRRTPTLVVEILLWRYSLLYAPSREPLLFHRPDWLRHPRIRFRMDDDYPMGGSHHQKFLVCDGRVAFCGGLDMAPGRWDTERHEADDPRRVDARTGRYPPYHDAMLVFEGTPAIWLDELFRHRWWRGTGDRLAPAKRSGDAWPVSVEPWFTKIRMGLARTDPDFKGRPEVREVERLDVDLIKAARRRLYIENQYFTAEPILHALGERLLEEDGPEIMIVLPERCQDLLQRSTMDAMRREAVAFLRHRDKYGRLSLVYPDKADLGKKWVNVHAKLMVVDDRWLRVGSSNLNYRSMGLDTECDAVLDAENRFEAREMVEYARRRLLGIHLGVSPEAFRKAEEEAGSMAGAADRLGGSRRRLRSFDTPEEAGGETRSWLLDPSKPLLVDRVMDAWVLGGGEGTPYRHLIRLGLAAGVVGWLALHGAPQQPGFPQAVLLLTLAGLAFTPLQMVSGAASVFFPLGHALGLSWIGCLLAGLIGFGFGRLLGADRLSGLMGRKLEKLHRHVDRDPVSSAAVARLVSLDTYTSVSLAFGAGPSSLPAYMAGTAVGVVPGIVFANCLGALLAGLHAGFDWALLLLILLWAVGAGEYAVWLRRRLAGYDRGEPPP
- a CDS encoding endonuclease/exonuclease/phosphatase family protein — encoded protein: MSRLRVLSYNVHAWVDRDGRFDPERVLAVVESARADVVCLQEVVLDPENDEPHHAPTLGEVSERLNMLAVPGPTLERKGAPYGNLLLSRFHVLGRRLVDISHPGREPRGIIDVDLETPGGVLRVMTTHLGLSPVERTAQVRWLMEQVKAESWPLVLCGDFNEWIPGRPGRMKRHFGSTPAPKTFPARLPMLALDRVWCRPRAILRNLEVMGGFEASRASDHRPLLADIDFARLPAISPKAPLSP